The proteins below are encoded in one region of Gemmatimonadaceae bacterium:
- a CDS encoding TMEM175 family protein, with the protein MSKGRLEAFSDGVIAILITIMVLELKAPQGVSLGALREVIPSLLVYVLSFVYLGIYWNNHHHMLHLTDRVNGAVLWANLHLLFWLSLIPFVTAWMGRNHYASVPTALYGVVMVLAAIAYEVLQFAIIGAQGVDSQLARAIGADRKGKISLALYVAAIPLAFVQPMISDAIFVVVAGVWLVPDRRIERAVE; encoded by the coding sequence ATGTCGAAAGGGAGACTCGAGGCGTTCAGCGACGGCGTGATCGCGATCCTCATCACGATCATGGTCCTGGAGCTCAAAGCTCCGCAAGGCGTGTCGCTCGGCGCGCTCCGCGAGGTGATCCCGTCACTGCTCGTCTACGTGCTGAGCTTCGTCTACCTCGGCATTTACTGGAACAACCATCACCACATGCTGCACCTCACGGACCGCGTCAACGGCGCCGTGCTGTGGGCGAATCTGCACCTCTTGTTCTGGCTGTCGCTCATCCCGTTCGTGACGGCGTGGATGGGCCGGAATCACTATGCGTCCGTGCCGACCGCCCTGTACGGTGTGGTGATGGTCCTCGCCGCGATTGCGTACGAGGTCCTTCAATTCGCGATCATCGGAGCGCAGGGCGTGGACTCGCAGCTGGCGCGCGCCATTGGAGCGGATCGCAAGGGCAAGATTTCTCTCGCTCTCTACGTCGCGGCGATTCCGCTCGCCTTCGTGCAGCCGATGATATCGGACGCGATTTTTGTCGTCGTCGCGGGGGTGTGGCTGGTGCCGGATCGGCGGATCGAACGGGCGGTGGAGTAG
- a CDS encoding ATP-binding cassette domain-containing protein, with translation MSDLAIDIRKIVKRFDEHVAVRELSLQVPRGSVYGLLGPNGAGKTTTIRMILDVLLPDAGTIEIFGRPNTDYGVLDRVGYLPEERGLYKKMQVRRVLLFLAELKGMRAADVAPRIDEWLERFGLVTPQKNWGDAKVDELSRGMQQKVQFIATLLHDPELVILDEPFSGLDPINAQALKDAVLELKRRGKTVIFSTHVMDNAEKMCDSVCIIARGEKVLDGSVAEVKRGAGTRNIALGLSGGAHNGVTEVLRDSQLVRKFDDTNNYFELELAPNADAQVLLRRLVDAGASIERFELMQPSLHQIFLQRVGASGVETGMSGHG, from the coding sequence ATGTCTGATCTGGCAATCGACATCCGCAAGATCGTCAAGCGATTCGACGAGCACGTCGCCGTGCGCGAGCTCTCGCTTCAGGTTCCTCGCGGATCCGTCTACGGTCTCCTCGGCCCCAACGGCGCCGGCAAGACGACCACCATTCGCATGATTCTCGACGTGCTGCTTCCGGACGCCGGCACGATCGAGATCTTTGGCCGTCCGAACACCGACTACGGCGTCCTCGACCGCGTCGGATATCTCCCCGAGGAGCGCGGGCTGTACAAGAAGATGCAAGTGCGCCGCGTGCTGCTCTTTCTGGCCGAGTTGAAGGGGATGCGCGCCGCTGACGTGGCGCCGCGCATCGACGAATGGCTCGAGCGCTTCGGGCTCGTGACGCCGCAGAAGAATTGGGGCGACGCGAAGGTCGACGAGCTGTCTCGCGGCATGCAGCAGAAGGTGCAGTTCATCGCGACGCTGCTGCACGACCCCGAACTGGTGATCCTCGACGAACCGTTCAGCGGACTCGATCCGATCAATGCACAGGCGCTCAAGGACGCGGTGCTCGAGCTCAAGCGGCGCGGCAAGACGGTCATTTTCAGCACGCACGTGATGGACAACGCCGAGAAGATGTGCGACTCGGTGTGCATCATCGCGCGCGGCGAGAAGGTGCTCGACGGCAGCGTCGCCGAGGTGAAGCGGGGCGCCGGCACGCGCAACATCGCGCTCGGCCTTTCCGGCGGCGCGCACAACGGCGTGACCGAAGTGCTGCGCGATTCGCAGCTCGTCCGCAAATTCGACGACACCAACAACTACTTCGAGCTCGAGCTGGCGCCGAACGCCGACGCGCAGGTGTTGCTGCGCCGCCTGGTGGACGCCGGCGCGTCGATCGAGCGCTTCGAGCTGATGCAGCCGTCGCTGCACCAAATCTTCCTACAACGCGTCGGCGCGAGCGGCGTCGAAACGGGGATGTCCGGCCATGGGTAA
- a CDS encoding Rieske 2Fe-2S domain-containing protein, translated as MSDDAPSGGGETSRNWVDVGSTADLSERSLTGVTVNNLKVAITHVAGAFGALSGVCNHAGGPLAEGRIDGEYVTCPWHNWKYHFKTGLGEPGFEIDAVPSYDVKVENGRVMVSQTPVTKRTRGSHPPHPVARRIQRAPGRVRVLGISTTNMDVQNPRYSTSDDLLAEAMHHAATELDVDTQTIHLAGLRFRPCEGYYSKSAHACTWPCSITQMDPQDQMEVVYEAIVHWADAIVVATPIRWGNASSLYYRMVERMNCVQNQVTIANRVLLRNKVASFIITGGQDNVQAVAGQMLGFFAEVGCHFSQFPYIAHSRGWSAEDMENNTRAVMMSPELREGARSLVARAVDMAQLLLDHEEAPHTTARGGRKAHAMVKAELGVDQGEPAVVEH; from the coding sequence GTGAGCGACGACGCGCCGTCGGGCGGCGGGGAGACCAGCCGCAACTGGGTCGACGTCGGCTCGACGGCCGATCTGTCCGAGCGCTCACTCACCGGCGTAACGGTCAACAATCTCAAGGTCGCGATCACCCACGTCGCCGGCGCGTTCGGCGCGCTCTCCGGCGTCTGCAATCACGCGGGCGGTCCACTCGCCGAGGGGCGGATCGACGGCGAGTACGTCACCTGCCCGTGGCACAATTGGAAGTACCACTTCAAGACGGGACTCGGCGAGCCGGGGTTCGAGATCGACGCCGTCCCGTCGTACGACGTGAAGGTCGAGAACGGGCGCGTGATGGTGTCGCAAACGCCGGTCACGAAGCGGACGCGCGGGTCACATCCGCCGCATCCGGTGGCGCGACGCATCCAGCGCGCGCCGGGACGCGTGCGCGTGCTCGGCATCTCGACGACGAACATGGACGTGCAGAATCCGCGCTACTCGACGTCCGATGACCTCCTGGCCGAAGCGATGCACCACGCCGCGACGGAGCTCGACGTCGACACGCAGACGATTCACCTGGCCGGTCTGCGCTTTCGGCCGTGCGAGGGCTACTACTCGAAGAGCGCTCACGCCTGCACGTGGCCCTGCTCGATCACGCAGATGGACCCGCAGGACCAGATGGAGGTCGTTTACGAGGCGATCGTCCACTGGGCCGACGCGATCGTCGTCGCGACGCCCATCCGCTGGGGCAACGCGAGCTCGCTCTACTACCGCATGGTCGAGCGGATGAACTGCGTGCAGAACCAAGTCACGATCGCGAACCGCGTGCTGCTGAGAAACAAGGTGGCGTCGTTCATCATCACGGGCGGCCAGGACAACGTGCAAGCCGTGGCCGGCCAGATGCTCGGCTTCTTCGCCGAAGTCGGCTGTCATTTCTCGCAGTTTCCGTACATCGCGCACTCACGCGGCTGGTCGGCCGAGGACATGGAGAACAACACGCGCGCGGTGATGATGAGTCCCGAGCTGCGCGAAGGTGCTCGCAGTCTCGTCGCGCGCGCGGTTGACATGGCGCAGCTGCTCCTGGATCACGAAGAGGCGCCGCACACGACGGCTCGCGGAGGCCGGAAGGCGCACGCGATGGTGAAAGCCGAGCTTGGAGTCGATCAAGGCGAGCCGGCGGTGGTGGAGCACTAA
- the msrB gene encoding peptide-methionine (R)-S-oxide reductase MsrB yields MLERTQLARFAGIIAIAAASMTTAGVGALGAQTTKMAQSGSHTMKNFTKPSDDSLKKELTPLQYEVTQHEATERPFQNAYWDNHEPGIYVDVVSGEPLFSSTDKFESGTGWPSFTKPLAPENIKTKSDRTLGMVRTEVRSAHADSHLGHLFDDGPRPTGMRYCMNSASMRFIPASKLAEEGYGEYAHLFTAAAKK; encoded by the coding sequence ATGCTCGAACGAACTCAATTGGCGCGGTTTGCCGGCATCATCGCGATCGCCGCCGCAAGCATGACGACCGCAGGGGTGGGCGCTCTTGGCGCCCAAACGACCAAAATGGCGCAATCGGGTAGCCATACCATGAAGAACTTCACGAAGCCGTCCGACGACAGCCTGAAGAAGGAGCTCACGCCGCTGCAGTACGAGGTCACGCAGCACGAGGCCACCGAGCGTCCTTTCCAGAATGCTTATTGGGACAACCACGAGCCGGGGATCTACGTCGACGTCGTATCCGGTGAGCCGCTCTTCAGCTCGACCGACAAATTCGAGTCCGGAACGGGCTGGCCGAGCTTCACGAAGCCGCTCGCGCCGGAGAACATCAAGACGAAGAGCGACCGCACGCTCGGCATGGTGCGCACCGAGGTTCGCTCGGCACACGCCGATTCACACCTCGGCCATCTCTTCGACGACGGGCCGCGCCCGACCGGCATGCGCTACTGCATGAACTCCGCGTCGATGCGCTTCATCCCGGCGTCCAAGCTCGCGGAAGAAGGGTACGGCGAGTACGCGCATCTGTTCACCGCCGCAGCCAAGAAGTAA
- a CDS encoding zf-HC2 domain-containing protein, giving the protein MVSRAECEFVVMRLWPYLDGVLSEEERERIVRHLEVCRDCHSHFDFANAFLDAVAAARPHLKVNDSLRSRVMGALTAEGFRAAGN; this is encoded by the coding sequence ATGGTTAGTCGCGCAGAATGTGAGTTCGTCGTCATGCGGCTCTGGCCGTACCTCGACGGCGTCCTGTCCGAAGAGGAGCGCGAACGCATCGTGCGGCACCTCGAGGTGTGCCGGGATTGCCACTCGCACTTCGACTTCGCCAACGCGTTTCTGGATGCCGTCGCGGCGGCGCGGCCGCACCTCAAAGTGAACGACTCGCTGCGGAGCCGAGTGATGGGCGCATTGACGGCCGAGGGGTTTCGCGCGGCGGGGAACTAG
- a CDS encoding MFS transporter, translated as MHDSSARGRGGWYPWYVVAVLTLFSVSGNIDQQILSLLIRPLERDFHLTDSQFGYLGGVAFALFFAVLGLPIARLADRTSRRNVMVGGATLWSLFTSLCAGARTFGQLFVLRMGVGVGEATLNAPAASLLADYFPRDKFAGAMSVLSLGIFIGSGAGYAIGGYMVGATANAATVDVPILGSIHAWQLVFLAVGLPGLLIALLLLTVREPRRPRDGEQPSGSFGALMAHVGKHRRTFFTQGVGFAMSSSVNFSLVVWIPAVFLRRFNWNEAQAGRLQGLLTIFIGPIGVLVGGWIANRLVRAGKTDAPLRVGMIGAAGMLVAATAFPLAPTGMAAGWWLAVVNLFAAMPWGAASASAAEIVPRHLRTQGVAFYVLLVALIARSLGPSSVGWLNDYVFHDPLAVGRSLAIVNVAGMTIAILLFAAGLGAFRRTLAELDAAESHGLSQTPRATAAARG; from the coding sequence ATGCACGACTCGAGCGCGCGTGGGCGCGGCGGATGGTATCCGTGGTACGTGGTCGCCGTGCTGACGTTGTTCAGCGTCAGCGGGAACATCGACCAGCAGATTCTCAGTCTGCTCATTCGCCCGCTCGAGCGCGATTTTCACCTGACCGACTCGCAGTTCGGCTACCTCGGCGGGGTTGCCTTCGCGCTGTTCTTCGCCGTGCTCGGCTTGCCGATCGCGCGCCTCGCCGATCGTACGAGCCGCCGAAACGTGATGGTCGGCGGCGCGACACTCTGGAGCTTGTTCACGTCGCTGTGCGCCGGAGCCAGAACCTTCGGGCAACTGTTCGTGTTGCGCATGGGCGTGGGTGTGGGCGAAGCCACGCTCAACGCTCCCGCCGCGTCGCTCCTCGCGGACTATTTCCCACGCGACAAGTTCGCCGGCGCGATGAGTGTTCTCAGCTTGGGAATCTTCATCGGCTCGGGCGCGGGCTACGCCATCGGCGGGTACATGGTAGGAGCGACGGCCAACGCGGCTACAGTCGATGTTCCGATTCTTGGCAGCATCCACGCGTGGCAGCTCGTCTTTCTTGCCGTAGGACTTCCCGGGCTTCTCATCGCGCTGTTGTTGCTGACCGTCCGCGAGCCTCGTCGGCCGCGCGACGGCGAGCAGCCTTCCGGTTCGTTCGGCGCGCTGATGGCCCACGTCGGCAAACATCGCCGCACGTTTTTCACGCAGGGCGTCGGCTTCGCGATGTCGTCGAGCGTGAACTTTTCGCTCGTGGTCTGGATTCCCGCCGTCTTTCTTCGTCGCTTCAATTGGAACGAGGCGCAGGCGGGGCGGCTTCAGGGACTGCTCACGATCTTCATCGGGCCGATCGGCGTTCTCGTCGGCGGCTGGATCGCGAATCGTCTCGTGCGAGCGGGAAAGACGGACGCCCCGCTGCGTGTCGGCATGATCGGCGCCGCGGGAATGCTCGTCGCGGCGACCGCGTTCCCGCTCGCGCCGACGGGGATGGCGGCCGGCTGGTGGCTCGCCGTCGTCAACTTGTTCGCGGCGATGCCGTGGGGCGCGGCGTCGGCGTCAGCGGCCGAAATCGTTCCTCGGCATCTGCGAACGCAAGGCGTCGCGTTCTACGTGCTGCTCGTCGCGCTGATCGCGCGCTCGCTCGGTCCGAGCTCGGTCGGATGGTTGAACGACTATGTGTTCCACGACCCGCTGGCGGTCGGCCGATCGCTGGCCATCGTCAACGTCGCTGGAATGACCATCGCGATCCTGTTGTTCGCCGCGGGACTCGGCGCGTTTCGCCGGACGCTCGCCGAATTGGACGCCGCGGAGTCGCACGGCCTCAGTCAAACTCCACGCGCGACGGCGGCTGCTCGCGGGTGA
- a CDS encoding ABC transporter permease, translated as MGNIGKLFVVAKREYMERIRSRWFIVMTLLVPAIFSGAMLFPVYVAARSSASGGALRNIAILDASGTGLGEQIATTLKTDTTLGRPDGIEPRVIVATTAELPAKERELQTQVEQPNSLVGYLVLTDSTLTNNVASYSGRNASTINDIDKLRTIVRQDVMIARLQREGVRADVVKDLATATFRLKSERITERGRSGSGTGGFLAGIIVGVLLFMSIVFHGQNVLRGVLEEKSTRVAEVVISSVKPEVLLAGKVLGVGGVGLTQQAAWLGITAYLMSFVTPILTKGLSGQAAAAAADQFGGGFATISLATIGLVLVYFIIGFVFYASLYAAAGSMVNSEQEAQQAAAPVLILLMSTWLLVNTVLVNPNSKLAVALSWLPWSSPIIVPLRVGLTTVSPITIAGSIVVAILGCIGAVWLSARIYRVGMLMYGKKPSFAEVARWIRYA; from the coding sequence ATGGGTAACATCGGCAAACTCTTCGTCGTGGCGAAGCGCGAGTACATGGAACGCATTCGCTCGCGATGGTTCATCGTGATGACGCTGCTCGTTCCGGCGATCTTCTCCGGCGCGATGCTGTTCCCAGTGTACGTCGCGGCGCGGAGCAGCGCGTCGGGGGGCGCGCTGCGCAACATCGCGATTCTCGACGCCAGCGGGACGGGGCTTGGCGAACAGATCGCGACGACGCTCAAGACCGACACGACGCTCGGCCGGCCCGATGGAATCGAGCCGCGAGTCATCGTAGCGACGACGGCCGAACTTCCCGCGAAAGAGCGTGAGCTGCAGACGCAGGTCGAGCAGCCGAACAGTCTGGTCGGCTACTTGGTCCTCACGGACAGCACGCTGACCAACAACGTCGCCAGCTATTCCGGCCGCAACGCATCCACGATCAACGACATCGACAAACTGCGCACGATCGTGCGCCAGGACGTCATGATCGCGCGGCTCCAGCGCGAGGGCGTTCGCGCGGACGTCGTGAAAGATCTCGCGACGGCGACGTTCCGTCTCAAATCGGAGCGCATCACCGAGCGCGGACGATCGGGCTCGGGCACCGGCGGATTCCTCGCCGGCATCATCGTGGGCGTGCTGTTGTTCATGTCCATCGTGTTCCACGGCCAGAACGTGCTGCGCGGCGTGCTCGAGGAAAAATCGACGCGCGTCGCCGAAGTCGTGATCTCGAGCGTGAAACCCGAGGTGCTGCTCGCCGGCAAGGTGCTCGGCGTTGGCGGGGTCGGACTCACGCAGCAGGCCGCGTGGCTCGGAATCACGGCGTACTTGATGAGCTTCGTGACGCCGATCCTGACGAAGGGGCTGAGCGGGCAAGCGGCAGCCGCGGCGGCCGACCAGTTCGGCGGCGGATTCGCGACGATCAGCCTGGCGACGATTGGCCTCGTTCTCGTCTACTTCATCATCGGATTCGTGTTCTACGCCAGCCTGTACGCCGCGGCCGGATCGATGGTGAACAGCGAGCAGGAAGCACAGCAGGCCGCGGCGCCCGTGCTGATTCTCCTCATGAGCACGTGGCTGCTGGTCAACACGGTCCTCGTGAATCCGAACAGCAAGCTCGCCGTCGCGCTCTCGTGGCTCCCGTGGTCGTCGCCGATCATCGTGCCGCTGCGGGTCGGACTCACCACGGTTTCACCGATCACGATCGCCGGTTCGATCGTGGTGGCGATCCTCGGCTGCATCGGCGCGGTGTGGCTGTCGGCTCGCATCTACCGTGTGGGGATGCTGATGTACGGGAAGAAGCCGAGCTTTGCCGAAGTCGCGCGGTGGATACGGTACGCGTAG
- a CDS encoding alpha/beta hydrolase family protein → MRGPRTLIATAASALALTTACGHWSWTPPSASPRTTIPNGTIRQDLFVSPALGVAKRLVVYLPPSYAKDTSVRYPVAYYLHGLSGAESDWVAKGGIDAAADSLFNRGTPEMIIVMPDGDDGWYTTWTNQLDYRACADTVHAEAPLSFCVNHQRYDDYIAHDVVRYVDSHYRTQADRAHRGIGGLSMGGYGALSIALHYPDVFSAAASHSGVVSPLYVGPHPFVAPPQYATEADILLPAAAVYWSRYKTYWGTDLARWRTADPARSAETLQRRQGRMPSMFIDCGTEDALIDQNRALHDELNRLRIRHEYAEWPGAHTWRYWNTHVRESLAWMGRRIG, encoded by the coding sequence ATGCGCGGTCCACGGACGTTGATTGCAACAGCCGCCTCGGCGCTGGCGCTCACCACCGCGTGCGGGCATTGGTCGTGGACCCCTCCGTCGGCGTCTCCCCGCACGACGATCCCGAACGGCACGATCCGCCAGGATCTATTCGTCTCGCCCGCGCTCGGCGTCGCGAAGCGACTCGTCGTGTACTTGCCGCCGTCGTACGCGAAAGACACGTCGGTGCGATACCCGGTCGCCTACTACCTGCACGGACTCTCTGGAGCCGAATCCGACTGGGTGGCGAAAGGCGGGATCGACGCGGCAGCCGACTCGCTGTTCAACCGCGGCACGCCCGAGATGATCATCGTGATGCCGGACGGCGACGACGGTTGGTACACGACGTGGACGAACCAACTCGACTATCGGGCATGCGCCGACACCGTGCACGCCGAGGCGCCGCTCTCGTTCTGCGTGAATCACCAGCGCTACGACGACTACATCGCGCATGACGTCGTGCGCTATGTCGATTCGCACTACCGCACGCAGGCCGACCGCGCGCACCGAGGCATCGGTGGATTGAGCATGGGCGGCTACGGAGCGTTGAGCATCGCGCTGCACTACCCGGACGTGTTCAGCGCGGCCGCGAGCCATTCCGGTGTCGTGTCGCCGCTGTATGTCGGGCCGCATCCGTTCGTCGCACCGCCGCAGTACGCGACCGAAGCGGACATACTGCTTCCCGCGGCCGCCGTCTATTGGTCGCGGTACAAGACGTACTGGGGTACGGACCTCGCGCGCTGGCGCACGGCCGATCCCGCGCGTTCCGCCGAAACACTCCAGCGCCGGCAAGGGCGCATGCCGTCGATGTTCATCGATTGCGGAACCGAAGACGCGCTGATCGATCAGAACCGCGCGCTACACGACGAGCTCAATCGCCTTCGCATTCGGCACGAGTACGCCGAGTGGCCCGGCGCGCACACGTGGCGGTACTGGAACACGCATGTGAGGGAGAGTCTGGCGTGGATGGGGAGGAGAATCGGGTAA
- a CDS encoding 2-dehydropantoate 2-reductase has product MNIGVVGAGGIGSYYAGTLSRAGHQVHLVARGEHLTAMRERGLEVRTPDESFTVRPEVSDDGALVANCEFVVVAVKSYSLSEVGPTLVGAANNGATMVPLLNGADVTERLVALGVPEAAILGGIVNASLVRTEPGVVHRKGPSDRVTVGEFGQPSSERATKIVDAFAKGGSNARLSADISGDIWRKFAFIVPMGIACGLARQPMGPVLATDSGRRILTNSLHEVALVARAAAGRLDDADEIKVRDELFSIGPAIKPSFLLDLERGGPSELDLLAGTVRRLGREHGVPTPITDLATAAFEVALAG; this is encoded by the coding sequence GTGAATATCGGCGTCGTTGGCGCGGGCGGAATCGGCAGCTACTACGCGGGAACGTTGAGTCGCGCGGGTCATCAGGTTCACCTGGTGGCCCGCGGCGAGCATTTGACCGCGATGCGCGAGCGCGGCCTCGAGGTGCGGACACCGGACGAATCGTTCACCGTTCGCCCGGAAGTGTCCGACGACGGTGCGCTGGTCGCGAACTGCGAGTTCGTCGTCGTCGCGGTGAAGAGCTATTCGTTGAGCGAAGTCGGCCCGACGCTCGTCGGCGCGGCGAACAATGGCGCGACGATGGTCCCGCTGCTCAACGGCGCCGACGTCACCGAACGGCTCGTCGCGCTCGGCGTGCCCGAGGCGGCGATCCTCGGCGGCATCGTCAACGCGAGTCTCGTGCGCACCGAACCGGGGGTCGTCCATCGAAAGGGACCGAGCGACCGCGTCACGGTCGGCGAATTCGGTCAACCATCGAGCGAGCGCGCGACAAAAATAGTAGACGCGTTCGCGAAGGGCGGATCGAACGCGCGTCTCAGCGCCGACATCTCGGGCGACATCTGGCGCAAGTTCGCGTTCATCGTGCCGATGGGCATCGCCTGCGGGCTCGCGCGTCAGCCGATGGGTCCAGTTCTCGCGACGGACTCCGGCCGGCGAATCCTGACGAACTCGCTGCACGAGGTGGCGTTGGTTGCCCGCGCCGCGGCCGGCAGGCTCGACGACGCCGACGAGATCAAAGTGCGAGACGAGCTCTTTTCGATCGGGCCGGCGATCAAGCCGAGCTTTCTGCTCGACCTCGAGCGGGGCGGGCCGTCGGAGCTGGATTTGCTCGCGGGGACCGTTCGCCGGCTCGGCCGAGAGCACGGCGTGCCGACGCCGATCACGGACCTCGCGACGGCCGCGTTCGAGGTCGCGCTGGCCGGATAG
- a CDS encoding extracellular solute-binding protein has protein sequence MIGLLAADTLVLFVAASLTKPLQPVLDAFTAQTGIVVQRESGASLEHVRKITDLHRVPDVLLLADADVFPRYLVPAHATWYADFARNRMVVAYTPKSKHAAEITPDNWMSILAKGDVEVGRTDPKIAPVGYRTLLMFQLAERFYQKPGLAKSLLDHAPDRNMRPNAAELAGLLAAGELDYIYDYQSVAESNGFRYVALPPAIDLGDAQREKEYESVSVDVRGPTPGSTMLLRGEPILYGMSIPRAAPHPASANRFVEYLFSPTVLKQLRDAHVDMIAHPVVHGAGAPSSIRGGDDR, from the coding sequence ATGATTGGCCTCCTCGCCGCCGACACCCTGGTCTTGTTCGTCGCGGCCAGCCTGACCAAGCCCCTGCAACCCGTTCTCGACGCCTTTACCGCGCAGACCGGGATCGTGGTCCAAAGAGAGAGCGGCGCCTCGTTGGAGCACGTGCGCAAGATCACGGACCTGCACCGCGTCCCCGATGTCCTTCTTTTGGCGGACGCCGACGTCTTTCCGCGATACCTGGTTCCAGCTCATGCCACCTGGTACGCCGACTTCGCCCGCAACCGGATGGTGGTGGCCTACACTCCCAAGTCGAAGCACGCCGCCGAGATCACGCCGGACAACTGGATGTCGATCCTCGCGAAAGGCGACGTCGAGGTCGGGCGAACGGATCCGAAGATCGCGCCGGTCGGATATCGCACGCTGCTGATGTTCCAGCTCGCCGAGCGGTTCTATCAAAAGCCGGGGTTGGCGAAGTCGCTCCTCGACCACGCGCCGGACCGCAACATGCGGCCCAACGCCGCGGAGCTCGCGGGGCTCCTTGCCGCGGGAGAGCTGGACTACATCTACGATTATCAGTCCGTCGCGGAGTCGAACGGTTTTCGCTATGTCGCCCTGCCGCCCGCGATCGACCTCGGCGACGCACAACGCGAGAAAGAGTACGAGAGCGTTTCGGTAGACGTGCGGGGCCCGACTCCAGGCTCGACGATGCTCCTGCGCGGCGAGCCGATTCTCTATGGAATGTCCATCCCGCGCGCGGCACCGCATCCGGCGAGCGCCAACCGGTTCGTCGAGTATCTCTTCTCGCCGACGGTGCTGAAGCAACTGCGCGACGCACACGTGGACATGATTGCCCATCCCGTCGTACATGGCGCAGGCGCCCCGTCCAGCATCCGCGGTGGGGACGACCGCTAG
- a CDS encoding sigma-70 family RNA polymerase sigma factor, with translation MDQADAHVPQASPGSNRDREFAEIALPLLPTIARVAAALTDDPSDADDLVQETFLRAYRHWNTFVPGTDCKAWLSTICRHAFVEQRRRNARSVVADDQELENLAAVRQHNRAKASDLDGMFGRLDLGPAIARAIAALEPHYRDVATLVDVDGFTYEEVAAALDIPIGTVRSRLYRARRQLQESLIDYAVDAGFKTSDASQRSQTITLRPIPERRHG, from the coding sequence ATGGATCAAGCCGACGCGCACGTTCCACAGGCTTCGCCCGGATCGAATCGCGACCGCGAGTTCGCGGAAATCGCGCTGCCGCTCCTGCCGACGATCGCGCGCGTCGCTGCCGCGCTCACCGACGATCCGTCCGACGCCGACGATTTGGTGCAAGAGACTTTTCTTCGCGCATACCGCCACTGGAACACGTTCGTGCCCGGCACCGATTGCAAAGCGTGGTTGTCGACGATCTGCCGGCACGCGTTCGTCGAGCAGCGGCGGCGGAACGCGAGGTCTGTCGTGGCTGACGACCAGGAGTTGGAGAATCTGGCCGCGGTGCGCCAGCACAACCGCGCCAAGGCGAGCGATCTGGACGGAATGTTCGGCCGCCTCGATCTCGGCCCCGCGATCGCGCGGGCGATCGCGGCGCTCGAGCCGCACTACCGCGACGTCGCCACGCTCGTTGACGTCGATGGATTTACCTACGAGGAGGTCGCGGCGGCGCTGGACATACCGATCGGCACGGTCCGATCGCGGCTCTATCGCGCGCGGCGCCAACTTCAAGAATCTCTCATCGACTACGCGGTCGACGCCGGTTTCAAGACGTCAGACGCGTCGCAGCGGTCTCAAACGATCACCCTTCGACCGATTCCCGAGCGTCGCCATGGTTAG